AAAGAGTAATAGAGGGAGGAAGAAGTGTAACCAAAATCAATAATCCAATGTACAAGAAGCGCTATGCATTCTAGAAGCACATTAGCCTGTCAAAAAGAGTTATCTACCAAAAAAAGCAAGTGACATTTTAGTGCTCCCACCAGAAAGTCATCTACTACGATTCCAAAAACAACTGCACATAGTCAAGAACATACATCCGATGTATAAAGGCATTTAGCATAAGATCTTCGTATTGTGATGGTAATACCTTCAAATCAGCACCAGCACAGAACGCTCTTGGCACCGCACTGCAGATCATCAAAACATTTGCTGAAGAATCCTCCTTCACAGCTTCAAACGCATTCTGCAACCCTCTCAACATATCCTTCCCGATCGCATTCTTAGTTCCAGGTCTATCCAAACAGACCTCGACTATTCCTGAAGATTCCAATGAATCCTTCTCAAGAAAAATCCTTGTTAAATCAAATCATACCAGATTCAAACATTGCTCCTCATACCTAATCACCataagaaattgaagaactgTCCAACAAACTGCTTTTCAGTTTTTTAAGTTATCTCTATCGAGAATACCAGAACAATCTTCAGTTGTGGCCACTCTTGAGTTACTTTGGTGTCCATGGAAGTCTAAATCCTAACTCGCAAACTTCACTACTGAAATCAATTCAGACTACAAAGAACTAATGAGAAAGCCACTCACTTTCTTCTAGTGAGCCAATTATCAAGCTTTTTCTCTGCGTACCGAAGAACACCCATCACGTCAAAATCTCCAAAACACGCTCTTCCTCCGTAAATCTTAAAGACTGAAATTTACCCCATTCACGAACATCGTAGAGCACATGTCTAAGCAAAAAACTAAACTTCACAAATTCAAACAGCTAGCGAGACCGCTCATGCGAATATGCAATACCGGAATCGGAATCGGAGAGCCTGTTCAGTTTCACCGACTCGGATGCAGAAGTAGCCGACTCCAAAATGAGGGTCCGCCGAGTTTGGAGCTGCCAATCTCCGGGTACGGAAGTGAAACATTGTGGGGACGTCGTCGTTCTCGAGCTCGACGCGAGCTGAATTGTTTTGCGCGGATTGAAGAGCTTTGTCGAGGAATAAGGTAGTGGGTTTCGCTTCAATGACCTGGCGATGGTTTGGAGACGCGAAAGACTCGCCATTTCTTCTCTTCCGGATCAGTTTCACAGAGGGAGAGTCTGCTGTGATGTCAAACGGCTTGTTTGTGGCTTGGATTTGGGGAGCGTTCATTTTCTTCGCTATTTCCTTTGGGGCAGAACTGGTATTCGCTTGTCGAGTAATGTACTGAGGAGCAGATCACAAACATAAAttcttggaaaattttaaataaaggtccgaagttttctttttttttttaaataagaattttaagtaaattttattttaaataagggtctaaaataatatatcatatttcaaataaggacctgaagtgataatagcatttaaaaaaatacatgatttaaagggtattttcgtcattttttcattttgattttttttttctgttaaaaaAACAACCACACAAGTGGGGCTACCGGTGCCTTGGCAAGGGTCTGCTAGCCCTCTCTTGGTCTTGGATCTGgacaagggccgacgacccccgTCCAGGTCCAAGTGGGGATCGCCGGCCCTCCCTTAGTCCAGGCGGGGGGCAGCGACCCTTGCCAAAATTCGATTTTGGCAAAGGCCTATTGGCCCTCGCTGAGATGTTGGCCTTCCCTCCCCCCTCAACAAAAAAAAGCAGGAGAAGAAGCCCTCTCGCCTGTGTGTTTGCTctttttaaataagaaaataaaaaagaaaagattaataaaaaatcaaataaaggaaaatgacaaaaatgccattGAAATCATGCCCTTTTTTAGATTCTATGGTCatttcaaacctttatttgaaacaagattcgcTTCATAttcttgtttgagaaaataaggacacttcgtaaccttatttaaaataaggtttaTTGtgaactcttatttgagaaaataagagtacTTCGAACCTTTATTCGAAATTTTTCATAGATTCTTGTCTagcaattgaaaattattttttctcgtTATTAAACCAAATatctcatattattttttttcaattagataTCATGCCAATAGCTACACGACCTTGCTGTTGAGGGATGAAGGCGCTAGTATCATAGATGCGGGATTCGACCCGCGCTCTATAAAGAGGCTGAGTAAAAGTTTAAGTAAGGAGAGTTAGATATAAGaccgacaaaaagaaaagatttgtacCTTGCTTtgggctataaaaaaaaatgaatattatgCAGAATTTCTCAAATCAAAAAAAGGCGGTGCTTAAAGTCTGCaattcttcgaccaaaaaaaaaaaaaactctgcaATTCTTGGCAAATTGGATTGATATAAATAGTAGTTGGCATTTCGTGTCGTTTCCGTCGTGGGACATGCTTCGATTTATTCAGATATAATTCTGGATATTCATACAAGGAGAGAGCGAGTGGCCTTCATCAATCCCGTCGGCGAGTTGGTACACCGATTTTTTGTTTTCGATTGCGTTTTTTGTTTCCGTATCTCGATTGAAATTGATGGAAGGCGAGGTGGACGACGACGACCACGACGACGGCAACGATGACGACGGCGTTGGCCATATCGATCAGCTGTGGACATCGAACACTTTTAACCTGCATTCGGTAGGACAAATGCAGCGTCGCAGCCTAAAACCGGCCGGAAGGGAAAACTTAAAATCCGATTAGATAGATTGCAGAATTACTTTCGCCATCACGCCGATAAATCTCTCCCTGTTCATTGACCTCCAACGGTAGATACAATACCAACTCTGGCAACTGATCCCAAGCGAGCGATTCACGTCTCAACAGCCATGGACGGACCACAGCATCACGCAACATCCGAGTCATCAACCTATTCTTGCTCGGCCGATCGGCCCGTGATGGGCACGTCGCGACAATGGCTAGgcttggttttcttttctaattccaGTGGATGCGAAGATATAAAGCACCTGGATTGGAGACCGCAGATTTCGGCTGGCACGACTTAGAGGAGTCCGGCTAGCCAATTGCCCCGGTGACGCAAATCGGATTGTGGACGGGATCGTGAAGGCCCGTCGCAACAAGACTCCTCCTTGGAAACATTATATTTTACGTGGTGCAACTATGAAATCGATTCGTTTCTTCTCGAATCGCTAAAATATATCGCCATCTGTCCCATGTATAATGTATTGAACGAACGTCGACATCTCACTAAGCGTCAAATATAATTTGATCACCTCTTTTAGATGAGGGATAACAAGAAAGAAACGCTGGATGAGCCGCTCAAGGGAGAGGATATGAGGAATCCTCCATCTTCGCTCTCGCCGAAACCGCCTCGCGTTGCCGTAACTCCATAAAAGGCTGGCCAGTCTCCAAGCAAAGCTCCATAGCCATGCACCTTCCTCCTTGTGCAGCTGCCATCACTTGTGATTTTATCTGATGCCCCTTATCTCGCACCTACTCTGCTAGGAAAGGGACCTTCATGGAAGAGTATGATCCTTTCCAAGTTCTCTTGCCGCTTTGATACACGCGAAAAGCCGCGAGAGAACTTGGAAAGGATTCTAATATTTATGAAGGTCTAATAGAGTGAGTTCGAGATCAAGGGCACCAGATAAAATATGGAGGAccggaatcggaatcggaatcggaaaGCCTGTTCTGTTTCACCAACTCCGACGTAGCCGACTCCGAAATGAGGGTCTGCCTGCCGAGTTTGGAGCTGCCAATCTCTGGGCACGGAAGTGAAACATTGTGGGAATGTCATCGTTCTCGAGCTCGACGTGAGCTGAAATTTACCGCACGGATTGAAGAGCTCGTTTCAATGATCTCGTTTGGGGAAGAACTGGTATTCATTTGTTTACTAATGTACAGATAAGTAAATCACAAACATAAATTCTTGTCTAGCAATTGAAAATTACTTATAATATCTGATTAGATAGGTTGCAGAATTACTTTTGCCATCGCGCTGTTAAATCTCTCCCTGTTCATTGAACTCCAATGGTAGTAGACGCACTTCCAACTCTGGCAATTGATCCAAAGCGTGTGATTCGCGTCTCAACAGACATCGACAGACAGCATCGTGCAACATCCGAGTTATCAACCAGGCTTGGTTTTCTCTTCTAATTCCAATGGATGTGAAGATATAGAGCACTTGGAGTTGattattttctgcatttttgtGCATATCCATGATAAGGATTTCCATAGCCTGTCATCTGTTCCATGCAACTTGACTAACTTCTTACAATGTTTGAATGGAAGGTCATGACCCGTAAGGAATTCCTCTTCTTGTCACTCAAATATCAGTCCTTTTACGCCTCACACGAATTTACGTCGACTCCAGTTCCATGTTTGAACCTGCATTCAACAAACCTGCACAATCCCGTCATTGTTGATTGACTCGAATGTGATTCGGGAGATGCAAGAGTTGCTTTCGCGGTTGATGGAATGGGGTTGCTGTTGCAGCATGTCATTGATAACTAAAAACGTAGGTTTTATTTCGCTAGGCCAGATCATGATCACCCTGCTCATGCTTTGTGACTTTACAATTGGCTCTCAACTGTTAGTGTTGTAAGAAAAGGTGCACTTTTCGGTGTTGGCCCTAATCCATAATCTTGCGAGATAGCTCGTAACTTAGAATAATGCCTTTAATAATAACAGAAATCCTGACATATTGATGACTTGTCTTCCAGGAATCCTTGATGAACACTGGAGATGCTAACTTGTCTAATGAAACAACAAGAGAAGGGTATGGCAGTGCCGATGCTTCAACTTGCATTCACAATGTACATATTTAAGTGCAAGTACTCCCATTCAAATAGAGGAGATGAAAAGAGTGGTACAGAAACAAATCAACCTGATTTTCATAATAAAGACTTCTCCTTGATGCTTTATATACCACTGTCAACAATTTCGCAGATTCTGAATCCGAATACATCACCTCCGTATCAGATGCAACCTCAGAATGCTCCCTACATTTTCAGGGAACTAAGTTCTTGAAGGCTGAAACATTTCTTACTCACTGAGGATgaggaaaagagaagatggTGCGCTTAAGCTCAAGCATTTCAGAAGGTGGTAATCACTCCAAACAATTCCGATCAGGGTCATACAAATAATAGAACTCGAAAATGCAAAGCAACGACACATTGAATATGATACTGCTCTTCGCCACTTTATGAATACTGTGTTCAGATCCTATTGATCCATCGTTCTAGTCTTAGCTGCTTCATTGGAGGTCCAAGAATGGGTTTTCTTTTCTGAGGACACTTCCACTTCCCAGCAGACTCCTGCACATCAAAATTGCTCCGGAAATTAGTTATTTCCGATAGTGGCCTCATCTTGCCTTCGTCCTCTATAGCAGCTGACGAAACATTTCTTTTAGCGTGCGAGCACTGGTGCAAAGCGCTCCGTGGCCCCATCAATTCATCACTTGCACTTGTAGTTTCCTTCCTCCTTACGGAAACAAAATCGGTGCTGTCATTATTTCTTCGATTGTTTTCTTTGTCATGATCTCCGTGGGTTGATCTTCTCACTGAAGCTTGATCAACTGGAGATAAGCTCAAATTGTCTTCAAGCAGGGTGTGAGCAACTTCCCTACTCTGGGCCTTCACTCCCGAGACCTCTTCCAATCCACCAATCAACTCCTTACGAGCTTTTCTTTTATCGTTGCTTGAGTTCCAATTGATGTTGGAGTGGAAACAGATAGCTTCTTCAGAATGAAGTTGCTTCGGCCTCTTACTATTACAATCCTGGTCATTGTCAGGCAATGCTTTAGATTCCATCCTTCCATCAACAATTTCAGGGGAAGGAATCTGAGGTAAAAGACGTTTGTCCTCTTTAGATTTATTGCCAACCTGGAAACGATTTTCATGGGTTTAGAAACTTAAGTATCTTGGCTTTTTCTTTTAACGGAGAAACTTAAGTATCTCGTTGTCCAAGAACTATTTGTTCTAAACAGAGAAACACAGAATTGAAACCGCCGATAACTTTGGATGACTACACTAGCCTTTATCAATTGTAAGCTGTACTTCCTAAACATCCATACTGAAGGAACAAGGGAAACAAACAAAGATCACCTCATCCTGAATTTGCTGATATTCTTGCTTGAGATCTTCATGAGAGCTGCTACAGAGGGCAGAGTTCAACCGTTCATTGATTCCCATGCCACCATCTATTCTATCACCTGAAGAGTTACGCTGattgtcttctttttctccaataGCCTCTTCAAGAATCAAGTCATCTTTCCCATCCCCACTTTCCTCAACTGGAGATCCTGGGAACATGCTTAATTCTGGAGATTCGTAGACATAGCTTGAGAACCAATTTGTTATGTCGGGAGGCTCTGACAACAGGAAACAACTCATTTTAGAACATAATAAATATCTGGATACATCCAACCCACAAAGAGACACACATCACACTGATGTTTCAGCTTGCTGGGAGACCTACAAATGAGTAACTGCCAAGTTTCATCACTCATATACAGCCACTTAGAAATCTTAACAGCTTCAAAGAGGTGAAACATCGGTGCCTTTAATATATGAAAGAAGCTACACCAACCAGAGAGTAGCAAAGGTGGGCTCAGAGAATCTGCTATCTGCACCAGAAGGGGAAAATTACGTATCATCAAGAATGAATACTGAGCTTTGAAGTCATATATAGTTGAACAACAACCAGTGAAGAAACACAGAGAGGAAAGCTGATTATAAGAACAAAAGTCTGTGTTATGGAAGACCCATGGGGATCATTTACCATATGATCACAAAGTGGGTTTTTTTATCAAAACACATAAGCATTACGCCAGACCAATTGCTACAATGGCAATCTCAATGCATATTCTAACTTGACAGATAGAAAACCCAATTCTAAACACAAAAGAATGTGGATCAATACCTTGGTCAGAAATTGATCTTCACGCTCTTGATCTATGAATGAGCCAGCACCATTATTCACAAGTCCATTGTTGTGCGGTGCCTCACTGGCACCAGCAACATCACTGTCTTTCACTTTGGTAACTTCCCCTAAACTCTCATGCTCTTTCTTGCCCTCACCAGAAACAGGCCATTCTTTCTTGCATTCACTTTCTATGGAGACAAACTCTTTGCTGTGTTCACTCAACTCGGGTGACTCATAAACATAACTCAAAAACCATTCTCTGAGATCGGGAGGTTCTGCATCAATCAAGCAAGAATAAGCATGAGAGCATTAAAGTAGAAATCGTTTTACCACTTGGAGAAATGGAAAAATCGATTCCGTTCTGCATAATACTGAGAGATTGATAAATCAGAACCTTAGCAAATTAATACATACCTGAAATTTGCAAAGATGACTCAAAGGATTCTGGAACCTACAAAAGGAGTAATTTTAAAGGGTGTTAGCTTAATCGAAAAGTTTCTTGCCAGAGATAAAAGCACAACATGAACCCCAACAAAAAGAAGGAACTTTTTGAACGCATGAAGCCTATCAGCGAGCTAGACGAAATTAACTCATTAACTTCAACAGTAACTGTATCCAGCAAATCACCTCTGTTGGAGACTCTTCTCCATGCTTATTGCTCCCAAAATTACTGGTGAACTCTAGAGCGCCCACTTGGTCTCTGCCTCTGATACAATTAGAGTTTTGCGAAGccgcttcttcttctcctcctttttccctATCGTCAACACCGAACCCATTGTTCTCGTGTACGCTCTCCTCAAGAGTAGAACCCAGAAAGTCCTCATTTGGACCCAGTGAAGGTGACTCGTATACGTAGCTAGAGAACCATTTCCTAATATCGGGAGGCTCTGCGCATGACATAGCAAGCGGAAAAGATCAGATTTTTCCCGTCGATAATCAAGCGCTGATGAAGGGAAAAGAAGGCATGAAAGTGCGATTTCTTAAGCTATGTAAGCGTAGGAAGAGGTGCGAGCAACACCCACCAGAGAGGAGCGAGAGCGACCAGGAAGAAGCTGAAATCTGAAAGCCGAATGCTGAGTTAGAAGCTGAAAAACAAAAgtaatagagagagagcgagagagagagatttggaacaACATAGTAGTTAGCATCTGAAATTGCAGCTAAGACGGTGAAGATGATGCGCAAATTCGTACCTGTGAATCGCGTTCGCTGAAAGGAGTTTTGGGTTTCATCAGAGTTGGGCTCGTCTctttcatctctctccctctctctctctctctctctctctctctcaaacacaaCAAGGAGGTGTTCCAGGAGGAACGTGAGCCCTTCGATGGTAATTGCACATCATGCTTCTGTAAATTAATTGGCGCCAAAACTTTAAATTTTTGGTGCCCCTCgatttcccttttcctttcattttgcgGTAAATTAGAGTTATGGCCCTCTAAATAAGACTACTTTGCGATTTGATCCTCTGCAGGGCAATGCCGTTCTCTATATTCCACAATTTACGAGTTTGAGTCCTTCCATCATCAACCGTCCCTGCCACTGTCAAATCATTGGAGTGGCAAAATTTCGGACACATGATGCTGTCTTGTGGCGGCCACGAGAGATGGTCAATCCCATGACGTCGGTCGTGTTCGAGTAAGCTTGGGAGCGTAGCCTCCTCCTTCGAGGCTTCCATACCTAGTAAGGATGGCCAGATCCGCTTatgtcatgaaaaatgaatatttataaaatattggCCAAATTGTGATCGGTTAtgtcgaaaaagaaaatgtcagaCCCATCGACAAGTAAGGTGACGCTAAACTAATTAACCTCGGTGCATACGTCAATGACCGTCAATACAAACGATTGTTGTCGTGGAAAATCATCCTCCGCATTTCTCCGCGCCTCATGAGTTTAACGGTCTAAGGTCTCTACACGTCAACCCGAATAATTAGCAAATAATACTTAGCTCTATAATCTAAATAGCACTATCGAATAAGGAAATTTCTGAATGTCCCATGCCTCCTCTTCTACTTTCTTCGACTATCTTTGGCCAAAGTATGAAGGAGGTTTCACCATGGTTCTGTGTAGAATACATGGGACAATGGCCGAGATGCCATTCATAGCCACTAGCGAAGATCTTGGAAATAGAGGAACATTCAAGAGCCTCTTTGGAGAAATTAAAGATGGGGTCCTGCTAGCACAACAATGTCACAGTATAAACATTAGAATACTAGCCATAAGATTATAGATGGGTCCTGTCATgattgctatatattttttgccattcataaCACTTGTGGTTGGGATTGCATAATTATACCGTTAAACCGCCAGTTTCTTAAATTCCTTAAAGATGTAAGTTGAAATCTCCATGTACCGAGAATGACTGCTTACTTAACATCCGCCAGATCTTTGGtccttgaaaaaaagaagaaaaaaaaaggaggagcaaTAACTTGTTGAGCTCTTGACACCAAATCCATCTAAAATAAGGCGCAAAATAGAAACCGAAGTAATTCATCAATTCGCGGGAAGATGCTCTTGTTCGAGATAACTCAATCTGATACGCACTCGAGCCGCCCATTTGCCACTTCGCCGGACCTCAAGCACCCCTCATGTCCTTGCATTTCCGCTCATTCTCCGTTTAGCTTCTAGATCATTAATTAGCCCCTAAACCGCTTAAGCGAACATGAAGAAATCACTACcgatctctcttttttctagATCCTTCTTAATTAGTCTTAACTATTCGTGTTTTCAATGTCTAGTTAATGTGACTATTCgtgtttcatattttgtcatttCCCAAGATTCTATCTCCTTGGAATGCTAGGTAGATTAGTCAGTCATTTGTGAGGCCAGTCAAGAGTCGtgtattatgtatatataaaggcaagtcttgtagtagtttcttttttttttttttataacggAGGTATCCGAACCAGGTTTGACGCACCTCAATTATTCATCAGAAGAGACTATCACAGCAACCCATCGCCATGGCCCCCACCTAAATCACAGGTGTTTGGCTGGAGAATCGTACTTGGGACCAGTGCGCTTAACTATACAATCTCAAATGTTCCCTAATCAATGAGCCACTCATGGGTGGGTCAAGTCTTGTAGTAGTTGAGTAGTGCAATAGGAAATAAAATAGCACGTTCGTCTCCTTCCTTCAATGTTTTCCATGTGTTGAGAGTTACTGACACCCGAATCTTATCGGCGATTCTTAAGCTCAAAAGAACGGATAAGCTCAAACGAACCTGTCACGTATCATTTATATGCTAAAGGGACAAGAGAACAAGAACAAAGAGACGAAACGAAAACAAGTCACGCCTCACCTACGCCGAAGGCGAGCGTGATCCAACGTGATGCTCGTGGTGAGGTCCTCATCTCCGGGTCCAGTGCACGCGTGACGCGATCGATCACAATCCAAGAAACGATACCAAAGAAAAAGGCCAAAACGTGTCTGCGCTTACTCCCGTTCTAACTAGTCTGTAATTAATGTTCCACGCGTGTAACCTCGTCTTTCTTAATTCCCTCTTGTCATGCAGCACGGTACACGTTCTTTGCTTTTAACAAAGAGAAGTGCTTCCGACCCCGTGGAGCCAAGCACGAGCGACCTTGTACCTTAAATAATGCAACGGCTACGTGTTTTCCCATTTCGATCTCAGTCGTCGGACCGTAATATAGTCAACCACAAGCGGACGAGGCGAACCAACCACGAATCTCCGAGCAGAAGGATACCCATGTTGGGGCACATCTGAGGAAGAGGAGGACTTCACTTCACCCAACTAACGTCAATTTGTCTCGAGCCGGGGGGGCAGAATGTTGCCACGATGATCTATGGTGTATGGTTACTTCTCAAACTCTCACGGCATCCAGAATCGATCAGACAGCTAGTGTTAGTGTCCCGGTTTGCTCgttcattcgttcattttttaaGGTTTATGATGAAAACCCTTTTAGGCGTAGTGACATGTCGATAAAGTTGTTTCTTTATGTCTATTGTTTTCCCCTATTTTCCCCATCCTTGGGCATAACATGTACCGTCCCTTTCTTAACTCAAAAGCTAACTCAAAAGTTAAGACTttctctcacacttataaacctgGTATCAGAGCCCATGTTACCAACAAATCTAGCCCCAACAATCTTACGGGAAAGATACGGGTTGTCGTTGCCTTCAACCCATAGCCTCGATAtatgagggagagattgttgaggttatcccacatcggttgtagaaggggctggtggtcggtttataagtgtggagaaaattctcaatttttaagcTTGCTTTTGGGATAAAAATGCCCAAAGACCACCCAACAGATCGTTCATTGAGCTagcttttgaaatgaaagagacCCAAAGATCACCCAACAGATCACTCATCGGGCAATGCAATTCGTCCACAGTCTTTAGTTGCTCATCCGACGCCATGCACAATGCTCGTAAACCGTTGAGGCCATTCATTCTGGACTCCAAGTCCTCCATACATCTACGATCGTCGGCCGCTCATGTGTAGACCATGGTGGTCAAGGTTCCGGCCGTTCAATTATGACGACGAAATGATGTCGAAGTAGGCATCACCACCTCCTCCTTTCGTTCAATGTCAACATTATGGTTGGAATTAAAATGCCGACTTTGTCCTAGTCGAATTCCCACTTCGGGGTCAACATGTTCCTAAATTCCTATTTCAGTTTATTTTAGGAGCAACGCAATACATGAGAACCGTGAACATAAGTTGGTCAGTGGGTTGCTTCAGAATTTCGCGTTGGGAGCTTTGGAGAACATGGGAGATGCGGGAAGAAAAAACATATCCTGTTGTAGCAAACTGATGTTGACGAAAATTGCTCTTAGACCGGAAATATTCCGTCCGAAAACTCGTTCAAATTTCAAGACTTGAAACTCGATTTTCCTCTTCCAAGCTTAGGAATAAGCACGATGGACTTTGAAGGGACATGCAATTTTTGGCAGATTGATTCCTGAAGTATGTGTTGGCCTGTTTAATCCAAACACTTCATCTCACGGTCGTGGAATGCGTGTACATGGACTCTTCCTTAGTTATATATGTCTTAGACAATCAAATATCACTCAGGGATTGAACCAATCAAACTTAGACCGAACTCGGAAAATAATTATCATTGGCTCGAAAGTTACTCGAGATCAATCTATCAATTTGAACACACATCAAGTTCTTAATTTGCTTGTTAAGATGTATGTGCCGACTATTACGATTAATTCGTTGGATCCGTGAATCGAAAGAATGCATCTGATTAGATATTTACATTACTTTACGATCAATATGGTCAACTATTTTCCACCCCTTATGCCGATTCCTAATTACACACGGCCAAGCAAATTACTCGGGGAgagggttttgatttttatagCCCTGTACACATTGTACGTCAAAATCAACGTTAGATGGTTGAATAAGATCGACATATAGTTAGCGAAATGTCAAcgtagatttaaaaaaattggaagtacAGGAAGAACATTTTAAGCATTAACTTTTGACGACCCATTGTCAACTAACTCGCTGGGGTCCAGtccaagaggaggaagaggtcaGTGCCACGTCATCTCGTGAGATCTCCGTCGGGGGCATTTCTGTCATATACCAGTATAAAGCCGCGAACAGCGTGTCGTGCTGATCTCTTGCCGCGTCATCTCCTAAGGTCTTTAGTTCGGGGGCATTTATGTCAAATCGCTATCGAGCCGCGGAAAGGTTGCTCTCTTTGACTTTTTGTAAACGCCATTGCAGATCCTTCCTCGAAGGGGTTAAAGTCGCAATCGCTCTTCCTATTTTGCCCCTCCTCAACTAAATTACGATTTGGATAACACGTACGTCCCCTTAATATAATTGGGTACAAATCGTAATAATGAGCCAAATGCAGGGTAAAGAGTTTATGTGGTGGACTATATATACGAAACTTCATCCGTTCAACACCACCCGGTTTCAACTTGATCCTCTCTCTCccacactttctctctctctctctctctctctcgagctcGTGCAAACGCTTCAATGGCGATCAGTGCTGTCAATCTTCACATGTTTCAGGCTAGTGGTGGTGGAGCTAGTTTCAAGCGTCGCTTCTCACCGTTAAACCCTTCGGCATCGT
The sequence above is drawn from the Rhodamnia argentea isolate NSW1041297 chromosome 9, ASM2092103v1, whole genome shotgun sequence genome and encodes:
- the LOC115737072 gene encoding uncharacterized protein LOC115737072; amino-acid sequence: MKETSPTLMKPKTPFSERDSQISASSWSLSLLSEPPDIRKWFSSYVYESPSLGPNEDFLGSTLEESVHENNGFGVDDREKGGEEEAASQNSNCIRGRDQVGALEFTSNFGSNKHGEESPTEVPESFESSLQISEPPDLREWFLSYVYESPELSEHSKEFVSIESECKKEWPVSGEGKKEHESLGEVTKVKDSDVAGASEAPHNNGLVNNGAGSFIDQEREDQFLTKIADSLSPPLLLSEPPDITNWFSSYVYESPELSMFPGSPVEESGDGKDDLILEEAIGEKEDNQRNSSGDRIDGGMGINERLNSALCSSSHEDLKQEYQQIQDEVGNKSKEDKRLLPQIPSPEIVDGRMESKALPDNDQDCNSKRPKQLHSEEAICFHSNINWNSSNDKRKARKELIGGLEEVSGVKAQSREVAHTLLEDNLSLSPVDQASVRRSTHGDHDKENNRRNNDSTDFVSVRRKETTSASDELMGPRSALHQCSHAKRNVSSAAIEDEGKMRPLSEITNFRSNFDVQESAGKWKCPQKRKPILGPPMKQLRLERWINRI